A DNA window from Bacilli bacterium PM5-9 contains the following coding sequences:
- a CDS encoding 16S rRNA pseudouridine516 synthase (product_source=KO:K06183; cath_funfam=3.10.290.10,3.30.70.580; cog=COG1187; ko=KO:K06183; pfam=PF00849,PF01479; smart=SM00363; superfamily=55120,55174; tigrfam=TIGR00093) — MRLDKLLAHSGFGTRKDVKKIIRSGLVEVNGIIIKNDDFKVDENNDEIIVDDFIVEYNKDIYLMMNKPKGYVCANHDRIHETVFDLIPEYNHCNLFCVGRLDIDTTGLLLITNDGAFSHSITKPKKKIMKLYEAIVDGKIKSSDYEYFKKGVIIDDGYKCLPANLELIEEKTDYSIIRIEISEGKFHQIKKMVNAIGLNVLELKRLKIKDLELDSSLELGDYRLLDESEVKNLLHCTPSGQ, encoded by the coding sequence ATGAGATTAGATAAATTATTAGCTCATAGTGGTTTTGGTACAAGAAAAGATGTTAAAAAAATTATTAGAAGTGGTTTAGTTGAAGTAAATGGAATTATTATTAAAAATGATGATTTTAAAGTTGATGAAAATAATGATGAGATAATTGTTGATGATTTTATCGTTGAATATAATAAAGATATTTATTTAATGATGAATAAACCAAAAGGATATGTTTGTGCTAATCATGATCGTATTCATGAAACTGTTTTTGATTTAATTCCAGAATATAATCATTGTAATTTATTTTGTGTTGGTCGTTTAGATATTGATACAACTGGATTACTTTTGATAACAAATGATGGTGCATTTTCGCATAGTATTACAAAGCCCAAAAAGAAAATAATGAAACTTTATGAGGCGATAGTTGATGGTAAAATTAAGTCAAGTGACTATGAATATTTTAAAAAAGGTGTTATAATTGATGATGGCTATAAATGCCTTCCAGCTAATCTTGAATTAATTGAAGAAAAAACAGATTATTCAATTATTAGAATTGAGATTTCAGAAGGTAAATTTCATCAAATAAAGAAAATGGTAAATGCAATTGGTTTGAATGTTTTAGAATTAAAGCGTTTAAAAATCAAAGACCTAGAACTTGATTCAAGTCTAGAGTTAGGTGATTATCGTTTATTAGATGAAAGTGAAGTCAAAAATTTATTACATTGTACCCCTAGTGGACAATAG
- a CDS encoding putative membrane protein (product_source=COG4684; cog=COG4684; pfam=PF12822; superfamily=81345; transmembrane_helix_parts=Inside_1_6,TMhelix_7_29,Outside_30_32,TMhelix_33_50,Inside_51_54,TMhelix_55_72,Outside_73_81,TMhelix_82_104,Inside_105_116,TMhelix_117_139,Outside_140_148,TMhelix_149_171,Inside_172_186), with the protein MKKTRELAFGSMIMAIILLMAAVPQLGYLKINLVDVTIIHIPVLVGAMTFKNRNLALISGTTFGISSWLVAMFRPLTPVDMLFQNPLVSIVPRILFALLAYWLYKFLSEKLKNDYTAKLLSVIISTIFHTTLVIAMMYIFGQNIFTGGFIALLIGVVTVNGWIEIALAAVVCPIIISALQRTIKMS; encoded by the coding sequence ATGAAAAAAACAAGAGAATTGGCCTTTGGCTCAATGATTATGGCTATTATTTTATTAATGGCAGCAGTACCGCAATTAGGTTACCTTAAAATTAACTTAGTTGATGTAACAATAATCCATATACCAGTTTTAGTTGGTGCTATGACATTTAAGAATAGAAATCTAGCATTAATCTCTGGAACTACATTTGGAATATCTAGTTGGTTAGTAGCGATGTTTAGACCACTAACACCAGTAGATATGTTGTTTCAAAATCCACTTGTTAGTATTGTACCAAGAATTTTATTCGCATTACTTGCATATTGGTTGTATAAGTTTTTATCTGAAAAATTAAAGAATGATTATACTGCAAAATTATTATCAGTAATTATTTCAACAATTTTCCATACAACTTTAGTAATTGCTATGATGTATATTTTTGGACAAAATATCTTTACTGGAGGATTTATCGCTTTACTTATTGGAGTTGTAACTGTTAATGGTTGGATTGAAATTGCTTTAGCCGCAGTTGTTTGCCCAATAATTATATCGGCACTACAAAGAACGATAAAGATGAGTTAG
- a CDS encoding hypothetical protein (product_source=Hypo-rule applied; superfamily=159141; transmembrane_helix_parts=Outside_1_14,TMhelix_15_37,Inside_38_48,TMhelix_49_64,Outside_65_93,TMhelix_94_116,Inside_117_120,TMhelix_121_143,Outside_144_146,TMhelix_147_169,Inside_170_177) produces MLLQLLFYELDILSFNNFTISIRVIYLLIALFLCCLIKNIKVFDILKKIIYFLILIGIFKIFIIEKGDNYLFESNVVSRLSFYFYNLFNYPLKSLNTFFMVYSHLYLMSFIFFYPIFKKHYYFLITIFAYLCLIILFNLLNITNLSIDIFQIILVCIGYLIGYLINNLNIKKTSQKS; encoded by the coding sequence ATGTTGTTACAATTATTATTTTATGAATTAGATATTTTATCATTTAATAATTTTACTATTTCAATTAGAGTGATATATTTACTAATTGCATTATTTTTATGTTGTTTGATAAAAAATATTAAAGTATTTGATATATTAAAAAAGATAATCTACTTTTTAATTCTTATTGGTATTTTTAAAATATTTATTATTGAAAAAGGAGATAATTACCTTTTTGAGAGTAATGTTGTTTCTCGTTTATCATTTTATTTTTATAATTTATTTAACTATCCTTTAAAAAGCTTAAATACTTTTTTTATGGTATATAGTCATCTTTATTTAATGAGTTTTATTTTCTTTTATCCTATTTTTAAAAAACACTATTATTTTTTAATAACAATATTCGCTTACTTATGCCTAATAATTTTGTTTAACTTATTAAACATAACTAACTTAAGTATTGATATATTTCAAATTATCTTAGTATGTATTGGCTATTTAATAGGTTATCTAATTAACAATCTTAATATAAAAAAAACTAGCCAAAAAAGCTAG
- a CDS encoding spermidine/putrescine transport system substrate-binding protein (product_source=KO:K11069; cath_funfam=3.40.190.10; cleavage_site_network=SignalP-noTM; cog=COG0687; ko=KO:K11069; pfam=PF13416; superfamily=53850; transmembrane_helix_parts=Inside_1_6,TMhelix_7_25,Outside_26_361), translating into MKKITNLFLISLFLFILSSCGVNTANESLYILNWGDYINYDLITKFEEENDVEVIITEVESNEAMYEQIKMNRTSFDIAIPSDYMIDQLAQENLIKEIEFDKLKKYNKNNFSKLALKHGPKSGDYIPYFNGTLGIMYNTKNIKNIETTIKKYGWEVLFDKNILPDAKIGMYNSSRDAFAASLMKNKISINTKDKNDLDVAYKSLKEMSYTSYGDDNLKKNVVTGNLDLALVYSGDYYEELIVATDEENDINFSYYAPPTNNYWLDGMVIPKDSKNYELAHKFIDFMLEKENAISNAEYIGYASPLTNVMDYLRSDSEYDYLTSNPYYDPSMIKGLNAESFKFLGVDYMISLEELFTKSKTK; encoded by the coding sequence ATGAAAAAAATAACTAATTTATTTTTAATTTCTTTATTTCTTTTTATCTTATCTAGTTGTGGTGTTAATACTGCAAATGAAAGCTTATACATCTTAAATTGGGGTGATTATATCAATTATGATTTAATTACTAAATTTGAAGAAGAAAATGATGTTGAGGTTATCATTACTGAAGTAGAATCAAATGAAGCAATGTATGAACAAATAAAAATGAATCGTACATCATTTGATATTGCTATTCCTAGTGATTATATGATTGACCAATTAGCACAAGAAAACTTAATTAAAGAAATAGAATTTGATAAACTAAAAAAATATAATAAAAATAATTTTTCAAAATTAGCATTGAAACATGGCCCAAAATCTGGTGATTATATTCCTTATTTCAACGGTACTTTAGGCATAATGTATAATACAAAAAACATCAAAAATATTGAAACCACTATAAAAAAATATGGATGGGAAGTTTTATTTGATAAAAATATTCTACCAGATGCAAAGATAGGTATGTATAATTCTAGTCGTGATGCTTTTGCTGCTTCATTAATGAAAAATAAGATTAGTATTAATACAAAGGATAAAAACGACTTAGATGTTGCTTATAAAAGCCTTAAAGAGATGTCGTATACAAGTTATGGTGATGATAATTTAAAGAAAAATGTTGTTACGGGAAACTTAGACCTTGCTTTAGTTTATTCTGGTGATTATTACGAAGAGTTAATAGTTGCTACTGATGAAGAAAATGATATTAATTTTTCTTATTATGCTCCACCAACAAACAATTATTGGTTAGATGGCATGGTAATTCCAAAAGATTCAAAAAATTATGAATTAGCTCATAAATTTATAGACTTTATGCTGGAAAAAGAAAATGCGATTTCAAATGCTGAATACATTGGCTATGCTTCTCCTCTTACTAATGTAATGGATTATTTAAGAAGTGATAGTGAATATGATTATTTAACATCTAATCCTTACTATGATCCAAGTATGATTAAAGGATTAAATGCTGAGTCGTTTAAATTTCTTGGTGTTGATTATATGATATCTTTAGAAGAATTATTTACTAAATCAAAGACAAAATAA
- a CDS encoding spermidine/putrescine transport system permease protein (product_source=KO:K11070; cath_funfam=1.10.3720.10; cog=COG1177; ko=KO:K11070; pfam=PF00528; superfamily=161098; transmembrane_helix_parts=Inside_1_8,TMhelix_9_31,Outside_32_62,TMhelix_63_85,Inside_86_96,TMhelix_97_119,Outside_120_128,TMhelix_129_151,Inside_152_171,TMhelix_172_194,Outside_195_228,TMhelix_229_251,Inside_252_261), which produces MIKKISKFSTIFITLAILYIPILIICFLSVNDSLRPYEFNGFTLKWYLQIFKEKTLYQAILNTWGIALLATAISTVCGTFIALAISSLKQKHRQLVIFLNNMPILNADIVTGISLMIVFSFLGLHFGRYTMLLAHIFFCIPFVVLSIMPRLKMMDENSYDAARDLGCTHFQAVRKVILPAIKVGIISGALIAFTMSIDDFIISYYTTGDGFSNFSTWIYSRLNRRTFSPAAYAYNTIITLGLLITLIYINLKGDSKNEKNN; this is translated from the coding sequence ATGATAAAAAAAATATCTAAATTTTCAACAATTTTTATTACACTAGCAATACTTTATATTCCAATATTAATAATTTGTTTTTTATCGGTTAATGATTCACTTAGACCTTATGAGTTTAATGGTTTCACTTTAAAATGGTATCTTCAAATTTTCAAAGAAAAAACATTATATCAAGCCATTTTAAATACATGGGGAATTGCTCTTTTAGCAACCGCTATTTCAACAGTGTGTGGAACTTTTATTGCACTAGCAATCTCTTCTTTAAAACAAAAGCATCGACAATTAGTAATTTTCTTAAACAATATGCCAATTTTAAATGCTGACATTGTTACTGGTATTTCACTTATGATTGTCTTTAGTTTTTTAGGTTTACATTTTGGTCGCTATACAATGTTGCTAGCCCATATTTTCTTTTGTATTCCATTTGTAGTCTTAAGTATTATGCCACGTTTAAAAATGATGGATGAAAACTCTTATGATGCTGCTAGGGATTTAGGTTGTACTCACTTTCAAGCAGTACGTAAGGTAATCTTACCTGCTATTAAAGTTGGAATAATTAGTGGTGCTTTAATTGCCTTTACAATGAGTATTGATGATTTCATTATTTCATATTATACTACTGGTGATGGATTTTCTAACTTTTCAACTTGGATTTACTCTAGGTTAAATCGTCGAACATTTAGTCCAGCTGCTTATGCTTATAACACTATTATCACTCTTGGTTTATTGATTACTTTAATTTATATTAATTTAAAAGGAGATTCAAAAAATGAAAAAAATAACTAA
- a CDS encoding spermidine/putrescine transport system permease protein (product_source=KO:K11071; cath_funfam=1.10.3720.10; cog=COG1176; ko=KO:K11071; pfam=PF00528; superfamily=161098; transmembrane_helix_parts=Inside_1_6,TMhelix_7_29,Outside_30_63,TMhelix_64_86,Inside_87_98,TMhelix_99_121,Outside_122_140,TMhelix_141_163,Inside_164_183,TMhelix_184_206,Outside_207_239,TMhelix_240_262,Inside_263_272), whose amino-acid sequence MKQRSLILPVYVIWLIILVFIPFLLMLFLAFTKTKGLDLTHITFSLDNFKDILDPIYFDAYKNSIVLSTIASLLCLLIGYPVAYILTKIKSSKTRNILLAMFVLPMWSNMLLRIIGWEILFNPSSILNSIGISFDLIGSPFAIIIGMVSTYLPLMIFPIYTSLNKLDNSLIEASYDLGASKFQTFKSVILPLSLPGIYSGFTMTFLPSATNFALPERLSGGNITLLGNIINSNFGKSFNYGFGSLLSVILIVIIFIVMIFINKKDKDGDLLL is encoded by the coding sequence ATGAAACAGCGTAGTTTAATTTTACCAGTATATGTTATCTGGTTAATTATTTTAGTTTTCATTCCTTTTCTTTTAATGTTATTTTTAGCTTTCACTAAAACAAAAGGTCTTGATTTAACACATATCACTTTTTCATTAGATAATTTTAAAGATATTTTAGACCCAATTTATTTTGATGCTTATAAAAACTCTATTGTTTTATCAACGATTGCTTCTTTATTATGCTTACTTATTGGCTATCCTGTTGCCTATATATTAACAAAAATCAAAAGCAGCAAAACTAGAAATATTCTTCTAGCTATGTTTGTTTTGCCAATGTGGTCAAATATGTTATTGCGTATTATTGGCTGGGAAATATTATTCAACCCTAGTAGTATTTTAAATAGTATCGGTATTAGCTTTGACTTAATAGGAAGTCCATTTGCAATAATAATCGGTATGGTTTCAACTTATTTGCCTTTAATGATATTTCCAATTTATACATCATTAAACAAACTAGATAATTCATTAATTGAGGCTAGTTATGATTTAGGCGCATCTAAATTTCAAACATTTAAAAGCGTTATTTTACCATTATCACTACCAGGTATTTATAGTGGCTTTACTATGACATTTTTACCAAGCGCTACTAATTTTGCTTTACCTGAAAGGTTAAGTGGTGGTAATATAACTCTTTTAGGTAATATTATTAACAGCAATTTTGGTAAATCATTTAATTATGGTTTTGGTAGCCTATTATCAGTTATTTTAATTGTTATTATCTTTATTGTCATGATTTTTATTAATAAAAAAGATAAGGATGGTGATTTATTATTATGA
- a CDS encoding spermidine/putrescine transport system ATP-binding protein (product_source=KO:K11072; cath_funfam=3.40.50.300; cog=COG3842; ko=KO:K11072; pfam=PF00005,PF08402; smart=SM00382; superfamily=50331,52540; tigrfam=TIGR01187): MKKLIELKNISKSYDENEILKDFNLYINENEFITLVGPSGCGKTTLLRIIGGFESVDEGQVIFDDKDITKLEANERKINTVFQKYALFPHLNVYDNVAFGLRMKKKSEEEIEKLIDWALKLTNLEKMKTRSIDSLSGGQQQRVAIARAIVNKPKVLLLDEPLGALDLKLRQNMQYELKELQKDLEITFVFVTHDQEEALSMSDTVVVLNDGAIQQIGTPEDIYNEPKNRFVANFIGESNIIEGRYLGNKQVEFEGAIFDCVDTNFIENEICDVVIRPEDFDVVDFDKAKIGGEITDKVFKGVHYEFCLDINGKEYIVHAYEDKEVGEKIGLSVDPFEIHLMKVNNNETA, translated from the coding sequence ATGAAAAAACTTATTGAATTAAAAAACATTTCTAAAAGTTATGATGAAAATGAAATTTTAAAAGACTTTAACTTATATATAAACGAGAATGAGTTCATCACACTTGTTGGACCATCAGGATGTGGAAAAACTACTCTACTAAGAATAATTGGTGGTTTTGAATCAGTTGATGAGGGACAAGTTATTTTTGATGATAAAGATATTACAAAGCTAGAAGCAAACGAAAGAAAGATTAACACTGTTTTTCAAAAATACGCTTTATTTCCACATTTAAATGTCTATGATAATGTGGCTTTTGGTTTGCGTATGAAAAAGAAAAGCGAAGAAGAAATTGAAAAACTGATTGATTGGGCATTAAAATTAACTAACTTAGAAAAAATGAAAACACGTTCAATTGATAGTTTATCAGGAGGGCAACAACAACGTGTTGCGATTGCACGCGCTATTGTTAACAAACCTAAGGTATTATTACTTGATGAGCCACTTGGAGCACTTGACTTAAAACTTCGTCAAAATATGCAATATGAGTTGAAAGAACTTCAAAAAGACCTTGAAATAACATTCGTTTTTGTAACTCACGATCAAGAAGAAGCATTAAGTATGTCAGATACAGTTGTTGTTTTAAATGATGGTGCTATCCAACAAATTGGAACACCTGAAGATATTTATAATGAACCTAAAAATAGATTTGTTGCTAATTTCATTGGTGAATCAAATATTATCGAAGGTCGTTATTTAGGAAATAAGCAAGTTGAGTTTGAGGGTGCAATTTTTGATTGCGTTGATACAAACTTTATCGAAAATGAAATATGTGATGTTGTTATTAGACCAGAGGACTTTGATGTTGTTGATTTTGATAAAGCAAAAATCGGTGGTGAAATAACTGATAAAGTATTTAAAGGTGTTCACTATGAATTTTGTTTAGATATCAATGGTAAAGAATATATTGTTCATGCATATGAAGATAAAGAAGTTGGTGAAAAAATTGGTTTAAGTGTTGATCCATTTGAAATTCATCTAATGAAGGTAAATAATAATGAAACAGCGTAG